One stretch of Bacteroidota bacterium DNA includes these proteins:
- the pdhA gene encoding pyruvate dehydrogenase (acetyl-transferring) E1 component subunit alpha encodes MKDEKKNTKQPRWADLHLSNEKLIKMYRDMLLIRRFEERAAQEYGKGKIGGFCHLYIGQEATGVGAISALREDDFIYTAYRDHGLALARGMESKGCMAELFGKATGVSKGIGGSMHFYDLSKGFMGGWGIVGGHPPLAAGSAFATKYQGKDSVTICFMGEASTNQGVLHETLNMAQLWKLPVIFICENNGYGMGTAISRAMAGEHLYDKAAGYEMARGAVNGMDVIEMYREMSIAIDRARKENLPTFLEARTYRFRGHSMSDPGQYRTKEEIEEYKKRDPIETFGRDLIAEGVLKESDIEAMEEVIKKEVHEAVEFADASPQPSLDVLFDNIYA; translated from the coding sequence ATGAAAGACGAAAAAAAGAATACAAAACAACCGCGTTGGGCCGATCTTCATCTGTCCAATGAAAAATTAATTAAAATGTACCGCGATATGCTTCTCATTCGCCGGTTTGAAGAACGCGCTGCCCAAGAATATGGAAAAGGAAAGATCGGTGGTTTCTGTCACTTGTATATCGGACAGGAAGCAACCGGTGTCGGCGCTATCTCGGCTCTCCGCGAAGATGATTTTATTTACACCGCATATCGCGATCATGGTCTGGCACTTGCACGTGGTATGGAGTCCAAAGGTTGTATGGCAGAATTATTCGGTAAAGCAACCGGTGTATCAAAAGGAATCGGTGGTTCGATGCATTTTTATGATCTCTCAAAAGGATTTATGGGCGGTTGGGGAATTGTCGGCGGGCATCCTCCGCTTGCAGCAGGTTCGGCATTTGCAACAAAATATCAAGGTAAAGATTCTGTTACGATCTGTTTCATGGGTGAAGCATCAACGAACCAAGGTGTGCTTCATGAGACATTGAACATGGCTCAGTTGTGGAAGCTTCCGGTGATATTCATTTGTGAAAACAATGGTTATGGTATGGGAACAGCAATTTCCCGCGCTATGGCAGGTGAACATCTTTATGATAAAGCAGCTGGTTATGAAATGGCTCGTGGTGCAGTGAACGGTATGGATGTGATTGAAATGTATCGCGAAATGTCTATCGCTATTGATCGCGCACGGAAAGAAAATCTTCCGACATTTTTGGAAGCACGGACATATCGCTTCCGCGGTCATTCCATGTCCGATCCGGGACAATATCGAACGAAAGAAGAGATTGAAGAATATAAAAAACGGGATCCGATTGAAACATTCGGCAGAGATTTGATTGCCGAAGGTGTTTTGAAAGAATCCGATATTGAAGCGATGGAAGAAGTGATTAAAAAAGAAGTCCATGAAGCAGTAGAGTTTGCTGATGCAAGTCCGCAGCCCTCATTGGATGTGTTGTTTGATAATATCTATGCATAA
- the lipA gene encoding lipoyl synthase, translating to MEIVIQEIPAVEEPKQSAVRKPEWLKARVPGGENYSRLKNMIDERKLHTVCEEARCPNMGECWNSGTATFMILGDTCTRSCGFCNVKTGKMHIVDEDEPRRVGEAVALMKLRHAVITSVNRDELFDGGAHIFANTIQEIRKRLPLCKVEVLIPDFMGSEEALNIVLNAQPDVLNHNIETVPRLYRTVRPQAHYHRTLELLERAKHRGFTTKTGIMVGLGETAEEVIEVMADLRAVECDIFTIGQYLQPTKNHLSVDRYVHPDEFAMYRVKGMEMGFKHVQSSPLTRSSYHAEKLV from the coding sequence ATGGAAATTGTCATTCAAGAAATACCGGCTGTTGAAGAACCAAAACAGTCTGCTGTTCGAAAACCGGAATGGTTAAAAGCGCGTGTTCCCGGCGGTGAAAATTATTCCCGTTTGAAGAATATGATCGACGAACGGAAACTACACACAGTCTGTGAAGAAGCACGCTGTCCGAATATGGGTGAATGTTGGAATTCCGGTACTGCAACGTTTATGATTCTCGGTGATACGTGTACACGCAGTTGCGGATTCTGTAATGTGAAGACCGGTAAGATGCATATTGTGGACGAAGATGAACCGCGTCGTGTGGGTGAAGCAGTTGCGTTAATGAAATTGCGCCATGCAGTGATTACCTCAGTCAATCGTGATGAATTGTTCGACGGTGGAGCACATATCTTTGCAAATACTATTCAAGAAATTCGGAAACGTTTACCGTTGTGCAAAGTAGAAGTGTTGATTCCGGATTTTATGGGAAGCGAAGAGGCATTAAATATTGTGCTCAACGCTCAACCCGATGTGCTCAATCATAATATTGAAACTGTTCCGCGGTTGTATCGAACAGTTCGTCCGCAGGCACATTATCATCGTACATTGGAATTGTTGGAACGGGCGAAGCACCGTGGATTTACAACTAAGACCGGCATTATGGTGGGCCTTGGCGAAACAGCGGAAGAAGTAATCGAAGTGATGGCAGATCTCCGAGCAGTAGAATGTGATATCTTTACCATTGGACAATATTTGCAACCGACGAAAAATCATTTGTCGGTAGATCGGTACGTCCATCCCGACGAGTTTGCAATGTATCGTGTGAAAGGAATGGAAATGGGATTTAAACATGTTCAATCGAGTCCGCTCACGCGCAGCTCATATCACGCTGAAAAGCTCGTATAA
- the sucB gene encoding 2-oxoglutarate dehydrogenase, E2 component, dihydrolipoamide succinyltransferase, giving the protein MALVDVIMPQMGESIAEGTISKWHKKVGDKIAKDETLLEISTDKVDSEIPAPAAGIIAELLFQETTTVGVNTVIARINTDVNASVSSSASVPSAPKPASVPAQSVAAPQQSQPAVSGGVLVDVIMPQMGESIAEGTISKWHKKVGDKIGKDETLLEISTDKVDSEIPAPAAGIVAELLFPEQTTVGVNTVIAKISTGVGTVVSASAPVSKPAPTVESKPVVNTHPVVSVQQHNAQEQISSDRFYSPLVMNIARTEGISLSELETIPGTGSNGRVSKNDILAYVQQKKSGHASAPIQRVVAPVATPSFKPAQPITYPVGRVELIKMDTMRKAIAEHMVRSKHTSAHVGSLSEADLTTVVKFREKNKAAFEKREGFNLTYTPFFLEAVVKAIKDFPMLNSSVDGDTIIIRKDVNLGVAVALENGLIVPVIKNAEQKNLAGIARSLNDLATRARNKKLLPDEVTGGTFTVTNPGGYGNLYGFPIINQPQVAILGVGAIKKRPVVIDDAIAIRSMVYISMSYDHRIVDGALGGMFMQKVVYYLENFDVSQAI; this is encoded by the coding sequence ATGGCTTTAGTTGATGTGATCATGCCTCAAATGGGCGAAAGCATTGCCGAAGGAACGATCTCCAAATGGCATAAAAAAGTCGGCGACAAAATCGCGAAGGATGAAACTCTCCTTGAAATCAGCACGGACAAAGTCGATTCTGAGATTCCTGCACCTGCCGCAGGTATCATTGCAGAATTATTATTTCAGGAAACGACAACGGTCGGCGTCAACACCGTCATAGCGCGGATTAATACTGATGTGAATGCATCCGTCAGTTCTTCCGCTTCAGTTCCATCTGCACCGAAACCGGCGTCAGTTCCTGCACAGTCTGTGGCAGCTCCGCAGCAATCACAGCCTGCTGTTTCCGGTGGTGTATTGGTAGATGTGATCATGCCTCAAATGGGTGAGAGCATTGCCGAGGGAACAATTTCCAAATGGCATAAGAAAGTCGGCGATAAAATTGGTAAGGATGAAACACTTCTTGAAATTAGTACGGACAAAGTTGATTCTGAGATTCCAGCACCCGCCGCAGGAATTGTTGCTGAGTTATTATTTCCCGAACAAACCACTGTTGGTGTTAACACGGTCATTGCAAAAATTTCAACAGGCGTTGGAACTGTTGTTTCGGCCTCTGCTCCAGTATCAAAACCCGCTCCTACGGTTGAATCAAAGCCTGTTGTCAACACTCATCCAGTTGTTTCAGTACAACAACACAATGCACAAGAACAAATTTCTTCAGACCGATTTTATTCTCCATTAGTAATGAACATTGCTCGTACTGAAGGTATATCATTAAGTGAACTTGAAACAATTCCCGGTACAGGATCGAATGGACGAGTTTCTAAAAATGATATTCTCGCCTATGTGCAGCAGAAAAAAAGTGGACATGCTTCAGCACCGATTCAACGTGTTGTAGCACCAGTTGCAACACCATCGTTCAAACCAGCACAGCCAATTACGTATCCTGTCGGTCGTGTTGAGTTGATCAAGATGGATACAATGCGAAAAGCGATTGCGGAACATATGGTGCGTAGCAAGCATACGTCGGCACATGTCGGCTCACTTTCAGAAGCCGATTTGACTACAGTCGTGAAATTCCGTGAAAAAAATAAAGCGGCTTTTGAGAAACGGGAAGGATTCAATTTAACATACACGCCGTTCTTTCTTGAAGCGGTTGTAAAGGCTATTAAAGATTTTCCGATGTTAAATTCTTCGGTGGATGGAGATACAATCATCATTCGCAAGGATGTCAATCTTGGTGTTGCGGTTGCACTTGAAAATGGATTGATCGTTCCCGTAATCAAAAATGCTGAACAAAAGAATCTTGCTGGAATTGCACGTTCGCTGAATGATCTTGCAACCCGTGCCCGCAACAAAAAATTATTACCGGATGAAGTAACCGGAGGCACATTCACTGTTACCAATCCCGGCGGATACGGAAATTTATATGGATTCCCGATTATCAATCAACCGCAAGTTGCTATTCTTGGAGTTGGTGCGATCAAAAAACGTCCGGTGGTAATTGATGACGCGATCGCTATTCGTTCAATGGTCTACATTTCTATGTCGTACGATCACAGGATTGTTGATGGCGCTCTCGGTGGAATGTTTATGCAAAAAGTGGTGTATTATTTAGAAAATTTTGATGTATCACAGGCGATATAA
- a CDS encoding alpha-ketoacid dehydrogenase subunit beta — protein sequence MANITYIEAISKGLWEEMERDQSVFLLGEDIGPFGGAFKVTKGFLDHFGESRVVDTVLAETAILGAATGAAVVGMRPVAEMQFADFVTTGFSQLVNNTASIHYRWHIPCPMVVRLPSGAGIHGGPFHSRNPEAWFFHQPGFKIVAPSTPYDAKGLIKTAIRDNNPVLYLEHKRLYRHIKGEVPETDYIVEIGKGDVKRVGSDISVITYGSMVHMALEAADVLQNEHGVSVEVVDLRSLMPLDTELIYASVRKTGKVLIAHEDTITGGIGGEISALISDNCFQHLDAPVKRIGAIDTPTPYSPTLEEFFLPNTKKVVIALKELAAF from the coding sequence TTGGCCAATATTACGTATATCGAAGCAATTTCTAAAGGACTCTGGGAAGAGATGGAGCGAGATCAATCTGTATTTCTTCTTGGCGAAGATATTGGTCCATTCGGAGGAGCGTTCAAAGTAACAAAAGGATTCTTAGATCATTTTGGTGAAAGTCGAGTTGTTGATACAGTGCTTGCAGAAACAGCAATCCTCGGTGCGGCAACCGGTGCAGCTGTGGTAGGAATGCGTCCTGTTGCGGAAATGCAGTTTGCTGATTTTGTGACGACTGGATTTAGTCAATTAGTGAATAACACTGCTTCTATCCATTATCGATGGCATATTCCATGTCCCATGGTGGTACGGTTGCCGAGTGGTGCAGGAATTCACGGCGGGCCGTTTCACTCGCGAAATCCCGAAGCGTGGTTTTTCCATCAACCTGGATTTAAGATTGTTGCTCCATCAACACCTTACGATGCAAAAGGATTAATCAAAACAGCTATCCGAGATAATAATCCTGTTCTTTATCTTGAACACAAACGATTGTACCGCCATATTAAAGGCGAAGTGCCGGAAACGGATTACATTGTTGAAATCGGAAAAGGAGATGTGAAACGAGTTGGTTCCGATATTTCTGTGATTACGTATGGATCCATGGTCCACATGGCATTGGAAGCTGCTGATGTGTTACAGAATGAACATGGTGTGAGTGTGGAAGTGGTTGATCTTCGAAGTCTAATGCCGCTCGATACCGAATTGATTTACGCATCCGTTCGAAAAACCGGTAAAGTATTGATTGCACACGAAGACACCATCACTGGAGGAATTGGCGGAGAAATTTCTGCATTGATATCGGATAATTGTTTTCAACATCTGGATGCACCGGTCAAACGAATCGGTGCGATTGATACACCAACGCCGTACAGTCCCACGCTTGAGGAATTTTTTCTTCCCAACACAAAAAAGGTTGTAATAGCGTTGAAGGAGCTGGCTGCATTTTAA
- a CDS encoding thiamine pyrophosphate-dependent dehydrogenase E1 component subunit alpha — MEKRILKRKDKKKDSLSREQYLQLYYFMRLTREFEESILKLYRQGKIIGGAYTGNGNEATAVGSAFALERQDYLFPMHRDMGAHLVKGQTLRHLMLQHLARGNSLSKGRDGTGHYADPALRIYGNISHLGAMVPMAVGVALASKLRKEKAVALTYIGDGGSNVGDIHESLAMASVMKLPLILIIENNQFAYSTPVAKQKAMEKYSDRAKGYGIPGYTIDGTDLELVYKTCKEAVERARAGEGPTLIESVTMRMHGHSAHDGAEYVPKTLLTEWKKKDPVQRIEKLLLDKKILTPKLKEEYEKKVLAELEDATQFAVESPYPPAEDAAVGVYAD, encoded by the coding sequence ATGGAAAAAAGAATACTAAAAAGAAAAGATAAAAAAAAAGACTCGCTCTCTCGTGAACAATACCTTCAGCTCTATTACTTTATGCGTTTGACGCGAGAGTTTGAAGAATCGATCCTAAAACTCTATCGCCAGGGGAAAATCATCGGCGGAGCGTACACCGGAAACGGTAATGAAGCGACAGCTGTCGGTAGTGCATTTGCGTTAGAGAGACAAGATTATCTTTTTCCGATGCATCGCGACATGGGTGCTCATCTTGTGAAAGGACAAACGCTTCGGCATTTAATGCTGCAGCATTTAGCGCGCGGAAATTCCTTATCCAAAGGAAGAGATGGCACGGGACATTATGCTGACCCGGCGTTACGAATTTACGGCAATATCAGTCATCTCGGTGCGATGGTTCCAATGGCTGTCGGTGTTGCGCTTGCAAGTAAATTGCGAAAAGAAAAAGCGGTGGCATTAACGTATATCGGCGATGGCGGAAGTAATGTCGGCGATATTCATGAATCGTTGGCAATGGCTTCGGTAATGAAACTGCCATTGATCTTGATTATTGAAAACAATCAATTTGCTTACTCGACTCCAGTTGCCAAACAAAAAGCGATGGAGAAATATTCTGATCGGGCAAAAGGATATGGAATTCCAGGATACACGATCGATGGAACAGATCTCGAATTGGTCTATAAAACATGTAAAGAAGCTGTTGAACGAGCAAGAGCAGGAGAGGGACCCACATTGATCGAATCTGTTACGATGAGAATGCATGGCCATTCTGCTCATGATGGTGCAGAATATGTTCCAAAAACATTACTAACGGAATGGAAAAAGAAAGATCCAGTTCAACGAATTGAGAAACTGCTTTTAGATAAAAAGATTTTGACGCCGAAGCTTAAAGAAGAGTACGAGAAAAAAGTTTTAGCTGAACTGGAAGATGCTACACAATTTGCGGTTGAATCTCCTTATCCACCTGCAGAAGATGCAGCTGTCGGTGTGTATGCTGATTAA
- a CDS encoding nucleotidyltransferase, whose protein sequence is MEIELNENFKEFIELLNAKKVKYLVVGGFAVGLYGYPRYTGDFDVWVQPDLENGKKVISVLKEFGFGSLKVSEKDFLSDDLILQFGYPPLRIDVLTGISGVVFSQCYLRRKRTKLGGSWISLIHLTDLMINKKNTGRPEDLFDVKKLEQIKLNGKKNTKKKR, encoded by the coding sequence ATGGAAATAGAACTAAACGAAAACTTCAAAGAGTTTATCGAGTTATTAAACGCAAAAAAAGTTAAATACCTTGTAGTGGGTGGATTTGCGGTAGGTTTATATGGATATCCAAGATATACCGGAGATTTTGATGTTTGGGTGCAGCCGGATTTAGAAAATGGCAAAAAAGTAATTAGCGTGTTAAAAGAGTTTGGTTTTGGATCTCTGAAAGTATCAGAAAAAGATTTTTTAAGTGATGATCTTATTCTTCAGTTTGGTTATCCTCCATTGAGAATAGACGTTCTCACTGGGATTAGCGGTGTAGTTTTTTCTCAATGTTATTTAAGAAGAAAGCGAACAAAACTCGGCGGTTCTTGGATTAGTTTAATTCATTTGACTGATTTAATGATAAATAAAAAAAATACAGGCCGACCTGAGGACTTGTTTGATGTAAAAAAATTGGAACAAATTAAATTGAATGGAAAAAAGAATACTAAAAAGAAAAGATAA
- a CDS encoding dehydrogenase E1 component subunit alpha/beta — protein sequence MPSKKTAVLEKKPTVNSIGVMKTIESKNGVLKKDQLLFAYRTMLLARIIDEKEMNLLKQGKILFHISGPGHEAAQVAIAMAMKPGYDWSYPYYRDLAFSLAMGSTAKDILCENMHRIEGPSSHGRQMPSHYGDKKFRIVGQSSPTGTQYLQAVGTAMGSRKEGNDEVTYVSSGEGATSEGEFAEAVSWASREKFPVVFCVQNNKFAISVPVKDQIAGGSVSRLYSAYPNLKTFDVDGTDFIASYKTAKEAVEYCRSGKGPAMIEAHCVRLFPHSSSDDPKKYMTAKEIEEDKAKDPIPKFEKYLTQNGYASSKELEAIRVEVKKEVEDAADYAEAAHSPTADTALRNVFSPTIVVPKENFIEPEHAGKSIVMVDAINHALHEEMKRNPKMVVYGEDVADGKGGVFTATKNLTNKFGTDRCFNSPLAEASIMGTAIGLAVRGFKPVVEIQFGDYIWPAFMQIKDELVHMRYRTDGDWSCPVVIRVATGGYIRGGLYHSQSIEGYFTHIPGLWVAMPSNAADAKGLLKTAIREDNPVLFCEHKGLYRQQFAATNEPDDNYCLPFGLAKVKREGSDITVVTWGFMVQRSTEAARKMEEKGISVEVIDLRTLIPWDKETVFNSIRKTGKVLVVHEDTKTGGFGAEIGMQIAEDCFEHLDAPLARVAALDAPIPFAPALENAVLPQEHHITSALEKLAAY from the coding sequence ATGCCGTCAAAAAAAACCGCTGTGCTTGAAAAAAAGCCGACAGTGAACTCCATCGGAGTTATGAAAACAATCGAATCGAAGAATGGTGTGTTAAAAAAAGACCAGCTTCTTTTTGCCTACCGTACCATGCTGCTTGCTCGTATTATTGACGAGAAAGAAATGAATCTATTGAAACAAGGGAAGATTCTTTTCCATATCAGCGGACCCGGACATGAAGCAGCACAAGTAGCGATTGCGATGGCGATGAAACCGGGATACGATTGGTCGTATCCGTATTACCGTGATCTTGCATTTTCATTGGCGATGGGTTCAACGGCAAAAGATATTCTCTGCGAAAATATGCACAGAATCGAAGGGCCATCTTCTCACGGAAGACAAATGCCTTCTCATTACGGTGATAAAAAATTCCGCATTGTGGGACAGTCATCACCGACCGGCACACAATATTTACAAGCAGTCGGCACAGCGATGGGATCGCGGAAAGAAGGAAACGATGAAGTAACGTACGTTTCCTCCGGTGAAGGAGCGACAAGTGAAGGGGAATTTGCTGAAGCAGTATCCTGGGCAAGTCGTGAAAAATTTCCCGTTGTATTCTGTGTGCAGAATAACAAGTTTGCTATTTCTGTTCCTGTAAAAGATCAGATTGCTGGCGGATCGGTATCGCGATTATACAGCGCATATCCGAATTTAAAAACATTTGATGTTGATGGAACAGATTTCATCGCATCATATAAAACAGCCAAGGAAGCGGTTGAATATTGCCGAAGCGGCAAAGGTCCGGCAATGATCGAAGCGCATTGCGTTCGCTTATTTCCACATTCCTCGTCCGATGATCCGAAAAAGTACATGACGGCGAAGGAAATTGAAGAAGACAAAGCAAAAGATCCGATCCCGAAATTCGAAAAATATTTAACACAAAATGGATACGCATCATCAAAAGAATTGGAAGCGATCCGCGTTGAAGTGAAAAAGGAAGTGGAAGATGCAGCGGATTATGCCGAAGCTGCGCACAGTCCTACAGCGGACACTGCCTTACGCAATGTATTTTCTCCCACAATCGTCGTGCCGAAAGAAAACTTTATTGAACCTGAGCATGCCGGCAAAAGTATTGTAATGGTAGATGCAATCAATCATGCATTGCACGAGGAAATGAAACGTAATCCAAAGATGGTCGTCTACGGTGAGGATGTTGCGGATGGTAAAGGTGGTGTGTTCACGGCAACAAAAAATTTGACGAACAAATTCGGCACCGACCGATGTTTTAATTCTCCGTTAGCTGAAGCAAGCATTATGGGAACCGCAATCGGTCTTGCCGTGCGGGGATTCAAACCAGTTGTTGAAATCCAATTCGGTGATTACATCTGGCCGGCGTTTATGCAAATCAAAGACGAATTAGTTCATATGCGTTACCGAACGGACGGCGATTGGAGTTGTCCGGTTGTTATTCGTGTGGCAACCGGTGGATATATTCGGGGTGGACTTTATCATAGTCAAAGTATCGAAGGATATTTTACTCATATTCCCGGTCTATGGGTTGCGATGCCGTCGAATGCTGCAGATGCTAAAGGACTTTTAAAGACTGCTATCCGTGAGGATAATCCTGTACTGTTCTGCGAGCATAAAGGATTGTATCGTCAACAGTTTGCAGCGACGAACGAACCGGATGACAATTATTGTCTTCCTTTTGGTCTTGCAAAGGTGAAAAGAGAAGGAAGTGACATTACTGTCGTAACGTGGGGATTTATGGTTCAGCGGTCCACCGAAGCGGCACGCAAAATGGAAGAAAAAGGAATCAGTGTTGAAGTGATTGACCTTCGTACATTAATTCCGTGGGATAAAGAGACAGTGTTCAACTCCATCCGTAAAACGGGTAAAGTTCTTGTTGTTCATGAAGACACGAAGACTGGCGGATTTGGCGCCGAAATCGGTATGCAGATTGCGGAAGATTGTTTTGAGCATCTTGATGCACCTCTTGCACGTGTTGCAGCACTTGATGCTCCCATACCGTTTGCACCTGCATTGGAAAATGCCGTACTTCCGCAAGAACATCATATTACAAGCGCATTGGAAAAATTAGCTGCGTATTAA